The Drosophila biarmipes strain raj3 chromosome 2L, RU_DBia_V1.1, whole genome shotgun sequence genome has a window encoding:
- the LOC108033872 gene encoding uncharacterized protein LOC108033872 isoform X2, which produces MSAKIPSSLQVCIKVRPCDPDRTSLWQVNDGRSIHLAGSQAEPYVFDHVFDEGTSNQEVFDRMAKHIVHACMQGFNGTIFAYGQTSSGKTYTMMGDGQNPGVMVLAAKEIFHHIFSETKREFLLRVGYIEIYNEKIYDLLNKKNQDLKIHEAGNGIVKVNCEECIITSEDDLLRLLSVGNQGRTVGETKVNLRSSRSHAIFRIIIESRKSDSSDDDAVIQSVLNLVDLAGSEHVDNSGPQDHINSNIILSKVIKSLSEHVDNKFISFRDSKLTRVLQESLCGNALTSIICTINPLVVEESQHTLDFAARARKIRIKPQVNEVDPDTTMLKRVDYGIKSLKCKLAEEERKKESQLMMQDLERRIKRDMLKIISSTSLSDQRLQKRRRNRAFSNSGSESETAVTSLPVLPEESRLPRPSKMSSLPKPMFFPNSGLSNRREMVHNTIGVNQPLKKEFVSGDSVQNKIGKPKLLETGAAKIDPSEINQIPNRSEDQESIPNCHALQAAVSALTASNQVAKETIEKYEEQVKSLKKTIERLELENREAVNLGLRFESHKTKSKQMESELLAALTEKDSTIEGLQQSLKELSRDVLRNSKEDHMRSMCPDLESSCERICNKCHELERLLPIADVNGLETVACQCDQLRSEIAATRIKLESVQSAFSQASCEVSQKTTDCERLSRQISTAQDDFGQLQVKYTTLEEKWLGQQLAIETMQADYNAIQQKYQELQKEYENLGKRSDEQCQQLQAENTKLQAEIGTLKVRVEEAQRRLLEVPNLESLALEFKAQNQELKAQLSELQSKFNGVQQEYDCLSTELIESVIESEALREELKQRQSSFDLESMKSSGMGTECSEPDNNPDIESDLTEQFVKLSESIQQIELQHHSGFTCLFTANRLKQDESDPRFKLCLDSAEYLEGDTSQQDTSASVCLKGFLKRQRFRIVKMSQEEACLREEDRLRHIIFQLEHEVEEQKALIKEEEEIIHEMREKVTTLKSELLEKNVLLDKVEDYQRQIEVLQKQNAEMRISYKQLQDEVTKSSPMNQSLLGVSADEDTIPKCKAPSGGEDQEWEKVASLKAVIAELKNKVCDLQAELESQLKQMQLKDKDIAKLQSHVEEMGERCLSMGRRLTELEEASQQKQELLDRQEQKLSDDACIIDQLQEKNAKLEGQQLEKAKHEQTKVSCDYKNQVEELEESLKRAQEELCILEKEKTNEINDLKLEYMTKIESSEIENRAKFRSYSLEIEQQQASLKEQLMQAGEELSSVTARFQAELKGIKCTLQDKISQTEEERKKLNAEHQAELENIREILKETLAGAEEKQAKIQEAYKAEISDVKATLKEQLCQAEEEREKATTRLEEMKKCLEELEAHNSAMINTIAELEKRKSDQDLALKEVIIEKRQLEELYDQEQLKMQLCTKDQNGLGAQCDEKIKELQEKCGQQILDLDKLRQEKLTLQSEIQDANAQHSSTLQKLQELEAEMSVLSKQKELEKSDLENKIETFTAKITDLEEALHCAKLKVVTHEDLVSQHERLTICLSEANDLSNTLRKKVERLHSDLLNSQEDISSRDAEIKQLRSDLLDAMEAKTTASMERVGLGLQLKAVEEKLSIQEGDFKREVEDLKGSMMELKLKLTSLQDIKNKLEAGNEELKAKLKNADNLQSMLEKEQKFCASLKEDFAKLDVAKTGLAEQIRAKEAEVDQTTKDLKQEVELAHRKVEELSKECENLRSDLNENKSLDLIISDLQKDNHQLKEKLSVYRENETTFASLQETSIVKRQLGLEVLELTREFEKLRAGLVIFKKTFLFKKID; this is translated from the exons ATGTCTGCCAAGATACCTAGTTCTCTTCAAGTGTGCATCAAGGTGCGTCCTTGCGATCCTGACCGCACCTCCCTCTGGCAGGTAAATGACGGCCGCTCCATCCACCTGGCGGGTAGCCAAGCCGAGCCCTACGTCTTTG ACCACGTCTTCGACGAGGGCACCAGCAACCAGGAGGTGTTCGACCGGATGGCCAAGCACATCGTGCACGCCTGTATGCAGGGCTTCAACGGAACTATTTTCGCCTACGGCCAGACGTCGTCGG GGAAGACCTACACGATGATGGGCGACGGCCAAAACCCGGGCGTCATGGTGCTGGCCGCCAAGGAGATCTTCCATCACATCTTCAGTGAGACGAAACGAGAATTCTTGCTGCGCGTGGGCTACATAGAGATCTACAACGAGAAGATCTACGACCTGCTGAACAAGAAGAACCAAGACCTGAAGATCCACGAGGCTGGCAATGGGATCGTGAAAGTGAACTGCGAGGAGTGCATCATAACCAGCGAGGACGACCTTCTGCGCCTCCTAAGCGTGGGCAATCAAGGACGAACCGTGGGCGAGACCAAAGTGAACCTGCGCTCCAGTCGCTCGCACGCGATTTTCCGTATA ATCATTGAGTCCCGGAAGTCGGACAGCAGCGACGATGACGCCGTAATCCAGAGCGTGCTGAACCTTGTGGATCTGGCTGGATCGGAGCATGTGGACAACTCTGGTCCCCAAGACCATATAAACAGCAACATTATCCTCAGCAAAGTTATTAAGAGCCTCTCCGAGCATGTGGACAACAAGTTTATTAGCTTTCGCGATTCCAAACTTACTCGCGTCTTGCAAGAGTCGCTTTGCGGCAATGCTTTGACCTCCATCATATGTACGATCAACCCCTTGGTCGTGGAGGAGTCGCAACACACCCTTGACTTCGCGGCACGTGCCAGAAAGATCCGCATCAAGCCTCAGGTCAACGAGGTGGACCCCGACACAACTATGTTGAAACGTGTAGACTACGGGATTAAGAGCCTGAAATGTAAGCTTGCCGAGGAGGAGCGCAAGAAGGAGAGCCAGCTCATGATGCAGGATCTGGAGCGCCGCATCAAGCGCGACATGCTGAAGATAATTTCGAGCACCTCGCTGAGCGATCAACGTCTCCAGAAGCGGCGCCGTAACAGGGCTTTCTCCAACTCGGGTTCCGAGAGCGAGACTGCTGTAACTTCGTTGCCTGTTTTACCAGAGGAATCGCGCCTGCCCCGACCATCGAAGATGTCCAGCTTACCGAAACCCATGTTTTTCCCGAACAGTGGCCTTTCTAATCGACGGGAGATGGTTCACAATACCATTGGCGTCAATCAACCTCTAAAGAAGGAATTCGTTTCAGGTGATAGCGTGCAGAATAAAATAGGAAAGCCCAAACTTTTGGAGACAGGGGCGGCGAAGATTGATCCTTCTGAAATTAATCAGATTCCCAACAGATCAGAAGATCAGGAGTCCATTCCAAA CTGCCATGCCCTGCAGGCCGCGGTCTCTGCTCTTACTGCATCCAACCAGGTAGCGAAGGAGACGATAGAGAAGTACGAGGAGCAGGTAAAGTCGCTGAAGAAGACTATCGAGCGACTGGAGCTGGAGAATCGCGAGGCAGTGAATCTCGGGCTGCGCTTTGAGTCCCACAAGACCAAGTCCAAGCAGATGGAGTCCGAACTGCTCGCAGCGCTAACGGAAAAGGATTCGACCATCGAGGGCCTCCAGCAGTCCCTCAAAGAACTTTCCCGAGATGTGCTGCGCAATAGCAAGGAGGACCACATGCGTTCCATGTGCCCCGACCTTGAGTCCAGCTGTGAGAGAATTTGCAATAAGTGCCACGAGTTGGAGCGCCTTCTGCCCATTGCGGACGTCAATGGACTTGAAACAGTCGCCTGCCAATGTGATCAGCTGCGCTCCGAGATTGCTGCCACACGAATCAAGTTGGAGAGCGTTCAGTCAGCCTTTAGCCAGGCAAGCTGCGAGGTGTCCCAAAAGACCACTGACTGCGAGCGCCTCTCTAGACAGATTTCCACGGCCCAGGATGACTTTGGACAGCTGCAGGTGAAGTACACCACCCTGGAGGAGAAGTGGCTAGGTCAACAATTGGCCATCGAGACAATGCAGGCTGATTACAATGCCATCCAGCAAAAGTACCAAGAGCTGCAGAAAGAGTACGAAAATCTGGGAAAGAGATCTGACGAACAGTGCCAGCAGCTGCAGGCTGAAAATACGAAACTGCAGGCAGAGATTGGAACTCTCAAGGTTCGAGTGGAGGAAGCCCAGCGCAGGCTTTTGGAAGTTCCGAACCTCGAGTCTCTGGCACTAGAGTTCAAGGCTCAAAATCAGGAGCTCAAGGCGCAACTCTCAGAGTTGCAGTCCAAATTTAACGGCGTTCAGCAGGAATACGACTGCCTTTCCACGGAACTGATAGAAAGTGTCATTGAGAGCGAGGCTCTGAGGGAGGAGCTCAAACAGCGCCAATCTAGCTTTGACTTGGAGTCTATGAAGAGTTCCGGCATGGGCACGGAGTGCAGCGAGCCGGACAACAATCCCGACATAGAAAGTGATCTCACGGAGCAGTTCGTCAAGCTGTCAGAGTCCATTCAGCAGATAGAACTCCAGCATCATTCCGGCTTCACCTGCCTCTTTACGGCCAACAGACTGAAACAGGACGAGAGTGATCCACGTTTTAAGCTTTGCCTCGATTCTGCAGAATACTTAGAAGGTGATACTAGTCAGCAGGATACTTCCGCTTCTGTTTGCCTTAAAGGTTTCCTAAAGCGTCAAAGATTTAGGATTGTGAAAATGAGTCAAGAGGAGGCCTGTCTTCGAGAGGAGGACCGACTTCGGCatataattttccaattggagCACGAAGTCGAAGAACAAAAGGCGTTAATTAAGGAAGAAGAGGAAATTATTCACGAAATGCGCGAGAAGGTGACCACCCTAAAGTCTGAACTTCTTGAGAAAAACGTCTTATTGGACaaggttgaggattatcagcgACAGATAGAAGTCttgcaaaaacaaaatgcGGAAATGAGAATTTCGTACAAGCAGTTGCAAGATGAGGTTACCAAAAGTAGCCCGATGAACCAGAGTCTTCTTGGAGTTTCTGCTGATGAGGATACCATACCAAAATGCAAAGCACCTTCTGGTGGGGAAGATCAGGAATGGGAGAAAGTAGCCTCCTTAAAGGCAGTTATTGCAGAGTTGAAAAACAAGGTATGCGATCTGCAGGCCGAACTGGAAAGTCAGTTAAAGCAGATGCAGCTAAAGGACAAGGACATTGCAAAACTGCAGTCGCATGTGGAGGAAATGGGCGAACGCTGTTTATCAATGGGACGGAGGTTAACAGAGTTGGAGGAGGCTTCCCAGCAAAAGCAAGAGCTTCTGGACCGCCAAGAGCAGAAGCTGTCCGATGATGCATGCATTATAGATCAGCTTCAAGAAAAGAATGCGAAACTCGAAGGCCAACAACTGGAGAAGGCAAAGCATGAGCAGACTAAGGTTTCCTGCGATTACAAAAATCAAGTCGAGGAACTCGAGGAATCATTAAAGAGAGCTCAAGAAGAGCTGTGTATCCTGGAGAAGGAAAAGACGAATGAGATCAACGACCTTAAGCTGGAATACATGACAAAGATTGAGTCGAGCGAGATTGAGAATCGTGCCAAATTCCGTTCGTATAGCCTGGAGATAGAACAACAACAAGCCTCATTAAAAGAACAACTAATGCAGGCCGGGGAAGAGCTATCCAGTGTTACAGCTCGGTTTCAGGCGGAGTTGAAAGGGATTAAATGTACCCTTCAGGACAAGATTAGTCAGACCGAGGAGGAAAGGAAGAAATTGAATGCCGAACACCAGGCAGAGTTAGAAAATATCCGAGAAATTCTAAAGGAGACGTTGGCTGGCGCCGAAGAGAAGCAGGCCAAGATCCAAGAGGCTTACAAGGCGGAAATAAGCGACGTAAAGGCCACTTTAAAGGAGCAACTTTGCCAAGCTGAGGAGGAGCGGGAGAAAGCAACCACGAGGCTTGAGGAGATGAAAAAATGTCTGGAGGAGTTGGAAGCTCATAATAGCGCAATGATAAATACCATTGCTGAGCTGGAAAAAAGGAAGTCTGATCAGGATTTGGCATTGAAAGAAGTCATAATAGAAAAGCGTCAACTAGAGGAGCTCTACGATCAAGAGCAGCTGAAAATGCAATTATGCACTAAGGACCAAAACGGCTTGGGAGCACAATGCGACGAAAAGATCAAAGAGCTTCAGGAGAAGTGTGGGCAGCAGATTTTGGACTTGGATAAGCTAAGGCAGGAGAAGTTGACTCTGCAATCTGAGATCCAGGATGCCAATGCGCAGCACTCGAGCACCTTGCAAAAACTTCAGGAACTCGAAGCGGAAATGAGTGTGCTGAGCAAACAGAAAGAGTTGGAGAAGTCTGATTTAGAGAACAAAATCGAAACATTCACGGCCAAAATAACCGATCTCGAGGAAGCACTGCACTGCGCTAAGCTCAAGGTCGTTACCCACGAGGATCTAGTCTCCCAGCACGAACGGTTGACAATCTGTCTTTCCGAGGCAAATGATTTATCCAACACTCTGCGAAAAAAGGTGGAGCGCCTGCACTCGGATCTGCTTAACTCGCAGGAAGATATATCCAGTCGAGATGCAGAAATTAAACAGCTTCGCTCTGACCTACTTGACGCCATGGAGGCAAAGACAACTGCTAGCATGGAGCGAGTAGGACTGGGCTTGCAGCTCAAGGCAGTCGAGGAAAAATTGTCAATCCAGGAAGGCGACTTTAAACGCGAAGTGGAAGATCTCAAAGGTTCGATGATGGAGCTGAAGCTAAAGCTCACATCCCTacaagatataaaaaataaactagaGGCTGGAAATGAGGAGCTTAAAGCTAAGTTGAAAAACGCAGATAATCTGCAGAGCATGCTGGAAAAGGAGCAGAAGTTTTGTGCTTCCCTAAAAGAAGATTTCGCAAAACTGGATGTAGCCAAAACTGGTCTCGCAGAGCAGATACGAGCCAAGGAAGCAGAAGTCGATCAGACTACCAAGGACCTGAAACAGGAGGTGGAGTTGGCTCACCGCAAAGTAGAAGAACTATCCAAGGAGTGCGAGAACCTTCGCTCCGATCTG AATGAAAATAAGAGCTTAGACTTGATAATATCCGATTTGCAAAAGGATAATCATCAGCTGAAAGAAAAGCTTTCCGTTTATAGAGAGAACGAGACGACATTTGCATCTCTTCAAGAAACCTCAATTGTCAAACGTCAACTGGGGCTTGAGGTTCTTGAACTCACAAGGGAGTTCGAGAAGTTACGAGCCGGTCTagtaatatttaagaaaacttttttatttaaaaaaattgattaa